Proteins encoded together in one Candidatus Eisenbacteria bacterium window:
- a CDS encoding L,D-transpeptidase has protein sequence MSHRTGKIILRISGLLFCAALAAVILYIKRPMPPLKALWAVQDACQRARESGAEQYAAGLLEASEDSLQVAGERMKRQGRRLYFLRDFTPALRTIEGAALKAAEAESVTRAAQDSLTLLAMERIMSAAGALSQARELLAQHPARPDTRRLLGRLDILLEESDWLLDREMYEESILKSQIVSDSVSWIEEQIQGRLDRYLKSSDDWEFWARETLDWSRQTGQPVLIVRKLDHACDLYVRGKRIQKYKVDLGRQWMGDKMHQGDQMTPEGIYRIVLKLGPEKTRFHKALRLDYPNEGDRERFQQAVLDGRISPRTNIGGLIEIHGHGGRGVDWTEGCIALEDSDMDDLFDRVPVGTQVAIVGTHASDVKN, from the coding sequence ATGAGTCACCGCACCGGCAAGATCATTCTTCGCATCTCCGGGCTGCTATTTTGCGCGGCGTTGGCCGCCGTGATTCTCTACATCAAGCGGCCGATGCCCCCTCTGAAAGCGCTTTGGGCGGTGCAGGACGCCTGTCAGAGGGCCAGGGAGTCGGGCGCTGAGCAGTATGCCGCCGGACTCCTCGAGGCGTCTGAGGATTCCCTCCAAGTCGCCGGCGAAAGAATGAAACGACAGGGGCGGCGTCTCTACTTCTTGCGTGACTTTACACCGGCTCTCCGAACGATTGAAGGCGCTGCGCTCAAGGCGGCGGAAGCAGAATCCGTCACGCGGGCGGCGCAGGACTCGCTGACCCTGCTCGCGATGGAGAGAATCATGAGCGCGGCGGGGGCCTTGTCCCAAGCGCGAGAACTTCTCGCGCAACATCCGGCCCGGCCGGATACGCGCCGATTGCTGGGACGACTCGATATCCTGCTTGAGGAGAGTGATTGGCTCCTTGACCGGGAAATGTATGAAGAATCGATCCTTAAATCACAAATTGTCTCAGACAGCGTTTCCTGGATTGAAGAGCAGATCCAGGGCCGGCTCGACCGATATCTGAAGTCTTCCGATGACTGGGAATTTTGGGCGCGGGAGACGCTTGATTGGTCACGACAGACAGGTCAACCCGTCCTCATCGTCCGGAAGCTCGACCATGCCTGCGATCTCTACGTGCGGGGGAAGAGGATCCAAAAGTACAAGGTCGACCTGGGCCGGCAATGGATGGGGGATAAGATGCACCAAGGGGATCAGATGACCCCGGAGGGGATCTACCGCATCGTCTTGAAACTCGGTCCCGAAAAGACGCGGTTTCACAAAGCCCTGCGGCTCGATTATCCGAATGAGGGTGACCGCGAGAGATTTCAACAGGCCGTTCTGGATGGGCGGATATCCCCGCGGACCAATATCGGTGGACTGATCGAGATCCACGGCCACGGCGGCCGCGGTGTCGACTGGACGGAAGGATGCATCGCCCTGGAGGACTCCGACAT